The genomic DNA CGAATGATAGTCGGGGATGTCGGAAGCGGAAAAACGATGGTAATCCTTGCATCCGTTGTTATGATGTCCGGTGAGCGCTCTATTCTTATGGCATCAACGACGATTTTGGCAAATCAACTCTACGGCGAGGCAAAAAAATATCTTCCGATGATGAAAATTGCACTTGTTACAAACAAAAGCAAAAATATAAATCTTGATGAGTATGACTTTATCATCGGTACTCATGCTCTGCTTTATAGAGAACTTCCAAAAGCCTCTCTTGTTATGGTTGATGAACAGCACCGATTTGGAACTGCCCAGAGAAATTTACTGGAAAAATTGGTAAGCAGCGGGGATACTCTCAACCAAGGAGAGCAAAAAAAGCCGCATTTTTTGCAGTTTTCGGCTACTCCCATTCCAAGAACTCAAGCTATGATTGAGACGGCGCATATTGATGTTTCACTCATTACGACAACACCTTTTAAAAAAGACATAACAAGCAAAGTGATACGAAAAAATGATTTTAAAGATTTGCTTGGACACATAAATAGCGAGATAAGCAGCGGCAATCAAGTTCTATTGGTTTATCCGCTTGTTGAACAGAGTGAAGTTTTAGAGTATCAGAGCATTGATGAGGCAAGGGGATTTTGGGAAAAGAGATTTAGCAATGTTTTCGTTACGCATGGAAAAGATAAGGAAAAAGAGGAAGTTTTGCTGGAGTTTGACAAAAAAGGAGATATCCTAATAGCTACAATCGTTGTCGAAGTCGGGATATCTCTGCCTAAACTCAGCACGGTTGTAGTTGTGGGTGCCGAAAGACTAGGACTCTCTACGCTTCATCAACTTCGCGGTCGTGTCAGCCGCACAGGGCTAAAAGGCTACTGCTTTTTATATACAAACCAAAGTTCATCAGAGCGACTTGATAGATTTACGCAAACAACAAGCGGATTTGATATAGCAAACCTTGATTTGAAATTTAGAAAAAGCGGCGATTTGTTAAAAGGACACAACCAAAGCGGAAGTCAATTCAAGTGGATCGATTTGGCAGAAGATGAAGAGATAGTAAAACGAGTGAAAATGGATTTGAAAATAGGCTCCTTGCAAAACTTATAAATTAGATTCCAAATCAAGTTTGGAATGACGAAGCATATGAATTTTCGTCATCCTGAACTTGATTCAGGATCTTTTGTTATGCAAGAAACCTATTAATACAACCCAAACTTCCCGTCGTTTCTTTTGTAAAGAACACGGGTCTTACCGTCATTGTCTATAAAAATTTCAAATAATTTTTTGTTCTCTTTTATATCATTTAAAACATCTTCGACTTCACGAGGTTTGTAAAGTGCCAACTCTACCGGTACTATCTCGTCTTCCATTGCTTCGCTTGCTTCGTGTAGATCAATATTTGCATTTGCTTCGCTTTTAGCTTCGTTTATTCCGTCTTTATGATGTCCGTTGTCTTTGTCATGCATACGGCGCATTGCTTTTTGAGCTCTTGCAGTTGCCAGATCGATAGCAGCGTAAAGATCTTCATCGTTTTGTTTTATAACTACGGAGTTTTTGTGCGCCAAGTTTATAACAAACTCTATAATAAACAGAGGTTTGCCTTTTTTTGTTTGACTTGTTGCGATTAGATTTACGGATATGATATCCATATTGTATTTGCTAAGTGTTTCGATGGATGAATTCATGTGAGCTTTGATAGCGTCCGTTAGTTCTACATGTCTTCCGGTTAATGATATATTCATGGTAAATCCTTTAATTATAAATGAGGAGTATTAGGTTTCTTTCATTGTTTAAAATAACGGTTTCCGTCATCCTGAACTTGATTCAGGATCTCTAAGCTATGAAAGAAATTTATTATATCATTAAATACTTTACAATTTTTTACAATTTAGAGTTTTTGCAAAACAAGATTGCTTCTTTACTCTGTTCATCGCAATGACGGTCATTGCGAGCGAAGCGAAGCAATCTATACCTAAGTTTTGCAAGAAGTTATATTTAGAGTTTTTGGATAGTTCTTCTAAAGTAGTGAATAGGTTCGGTTGTTATGTTTGCATCGTTTACGCTAACAGTTATATCCATCAAAACAGAACCGTTTTGCTCAGGGGTTGTTACATTTACATAGTCTGTGCATGTTCCGACAGTTGCGTTGTAAACATATCTCATAGTAACATTGGCATTGTAAATACTATCGAAAGTAGTGCTAAAGCTATTTTGACATCCATTTTGTGCAATACTTAAAAGTGCCATCTCTGCAGCACTCTTTGAGTATAAAACAGCTTGCTCATAAAGGTATAAATCAACGGTTCTTTTACTGGTTTGGGTTGTCAACGAGAGGGAAAGAGCCATAATAGTTGTTATAATTACAAGCACGACTATTGCCATAATCATAGCAAAACCGCTTCTGTTTTTATGAGGATTGGTTTTTAGAATATAGTTTTTTCTTTGCATAAAGAATAATCCTCCACTAAATCAGAATTTACGCATACTTGTATTTTAACTATTGCACCGACTGCTTTAAATCTAAAGGTGCTTACATTATCCATAATTTTTATGCTTTTTGCATTTATATAACTTTCGCCTTTCCATGGCTGGTAATCATAATAGAGCATAAGCGTACCTGTTTTTTTAGCTGTGTCATAGTCACTTATGCCAACGGCATAAGCCGTCCATGCAAGTTGATAATACTCATAAACATTTGTACCGGTAAAATCTACTCCGCCAATTCCGGATACAAATCTTGATGAATTCGCATCTGCATTTATCGGGTGCACTACGCTTGTGGTATGGTCTGTTAGAGCAACCCCGTTCCATCCATAGTTGTTAATGTCACTGTCTGAACCGACAAAATAGAGAGCAGCATCATTTATGCCGCTGCCTCCGTTAGAGAGTACGCCGATGAGGGTATTTGCAGCCCCTGTATCGGTTCCGGGTGATACTAAAGAAGCAGCACTCGAAAGGTTTAAATCAATAACCCCGCTCCAGTGAGGCAGAGTTGATGAATTTCCGCGAAGACCGTCAATGTCACCGCCAACCCACTCTAGAATAGGGGCGGTACCTGCTGTATAACCTGCTAGAGCGCTAAATGTGCCATCTGTTTCCCGTGCTATTACAGAATCTTTTATGCGATACTGAAGTCTTGAAGCTATTGTCTCAACCGCTGCGGCACTATTTGATTGCAGAGCATTGTTTATGCTTGAAAAGATAAAACTTCTATAAGCCTGAGATAAAAGTTCCACACCGTATTTTGCAAGAATCCCCATAATTACTATAACAAAGATGAGTTCTAAAAGTGTAAAGGCATACCTACGCATTAAAATCTCCTTTTATAGTAATCCACTTCACCTACATTGGCACTATAGGTACTTAACATGGTTATGTCGTCTCCGCTAGAATTTTCAACCAAAACGGTAATTTTTTTAATATTTGCATCGCCAAAACCTTGAGCTATAGCAACGGTACTGGTGTAAGCTTCTTTGTATCCGGCACTATTTTTTGTAGTATCGGTAAAAATAATTGCACTTGAGTGAACGGCATTGTTTAGATTAGGGAAAGTAGTATCATTTGTATCAGCCGCGCCGACAGTGCTGTTCTCCAAACATCTTCTATGGTATGGTTGAGCAATATGCCCCTGTCTTAATCTATATCTAGGGCTAGAAGTATTATTTTCACATGTACTCCCGATATCAATAACCCTTGAGTATCTGCTTAGATTGCTGTCATACATCGAGTTTTTATCCCAATAATATGATGTTGCGCCTGTCAACTCTGCAGAAGCTGCAAAAATAGCCTCTTGAACTATGTTGTTTTCTATACCCTTTGAGGTAATCTGAACCATCATCGGAAGAGATACTACGGCTATGGAGATAATGACAATAGCAAATATCAGCTCTATCATAGTAAAAGCAAATCTACCTAAGCTATTTTTTCTACTTACCACATAGTTCTCCTATTAGTTTTTACGCCGCCCACACTTTTTGTAGTAGTATTGGTTTCATGTTCTCCCGTCCAGTCTCCTGCGTGGTCAAACTCAACTTGAAACTCGTTTGTAGTAGCATTTGGGTTATACTCATTTTGTATTAGCCAATTAGAAGCGTTATTTTCCATTGTTGTTTTGTATGGATAACCCTTGCTTCCGCTATAGGTTAAATTGGTTTGAGCAGGATTGGTAACAGTCGGCACTGTCGCACTCACCGTACCACCGGCTCCGGCTTTTTGGGTAACTGTGCCCACTGTACCGTCAGTCGGGGTAATATGCATGCCGTTTACATACCATCTTACATCATCGGTTCTTGTAGAGCCTGCTCCGTTTGGGAGTAGCGTTTTGTTGCAGCCGCTCTCAAAACAGTAAGATTCATAGTAGATCTTTGCCGTGTAGGGTGCATCTGTAGGTACATCAAATCTTTGTCTTGAAGCATGTGTGCGACCGAAGAGAAATGTAGCATTACTGTCTGCCGAATTTGTGCCGTTTACGGCATCAGTATCGGTTACATTCATATCCGTAACAAATAGCATAAAAGGATTTGCAACTTTTGTTACATTTCTGTCAAAATTTATTTTATAGTTAAATTGCGCCGTCCCATTTGTATCATTGCTGTCAAACTGGGTGCTTAAAAACGGTATCGGGTACTGTGTGGTTGTTCCATTTAACAAAACTGAGCCGTTGTTGTCAGGGTTAGAGTGGTACCAAATCATTTTTGTTAATGCACCTGCAGGTGTAATTGCTATAGGATTGGTTAAGCCAAGAGTTACATTACCGTTTTTTGCATAGCACTGAGATGTATAGTTGGAAGTAATGTTATTATCCGCACGCCTTGCCGAGACATTCAAATCCAGAGATGCCGAAACAGTGCGGTTTTGAGTCGTGTTGTGATCTTCAAAGTTAGAGAGATAGGTAAACCCGTTTGAACCGTTAGTTAAATTTCCGTCAATAACAAAATGATCGGGAATTACTTTGATTTGCTGTGTATACGGAGATATTAAACGGAGTGATACACTCGTATCATCGGCATCTACAAGCGCAAACTCCGAGCCGACGATTTCATGCATAGTTACATTAAAATCACCAACATTACTTAATGTATAGTTATTAGTAACCGTTCCGTTGGTAAAATTAATATTCGGACTGAAACTTATATTCATATCTTGGCAGACTTTTGCGGGGTTGCTTATATTGACATCCACTACAAATGAAGTGTGTTCCGTTTCGTTGTAATCAACTGTTCCCGTTCCGCCAAATCTGTCTGCACGGAAAGTTAAAGATGCCGGTGTTCCTGCTGTAAATATTTGATTGGCAACAATAGTGCTGTTGAAATCATTTGGACGGATGGCAAAGTTATCCACAGAGCGAACTAAAGGTGTTGCTCCAAGTGTGCATTCATAACATCCGTATTTATGGTCATATATAGGGTCATATCCCGGATAAGTAGGGTCTCCACCCCCACTATAGCCGTGGTGACTTGGCTCGCACGGTTGACCGTGCTGTACTTTACATCTATCAAATGCTTCTTGATGAAATGCATCCAGATATTGCACATCTGATGAGACACACGACGGCATTCCCGGAACTGCATTGCCTCCCGATGAGCTGTTTTGAAGACAATTCGGTCCCCCCGCAAGATTAAGGGCTTGATAATCAAGATATTTCATTAAAATATATGCCTCTTTTGTGGCAACTGAAGGCACGGTAAATAATGGGCTGGTACCGCTGATAGTCCCTTTTGCTATTACTGCAGCCAACGGTTCGGTAGGAACTGTTTGATTATACAGTCTAGTAATCGTATTGGTAGCAGGATAATAAACATATAGAAAAACAGGCATATCGGCTGCATTATAAACGGCATTTGCCGTCAAATCGGCACCGAGATATACCGCATCAAGCGTCATATTGGTTTTGCTTGCAATCTTTGTCTTTATAACTGCTTGATAAAAAGGAGTTCCGACGGTAGATTGATAAGTATCGACAACATCTACGACTCCCGGAGAATAAACAATTGGCGTTCCTCCTCCACCGCTAGCATCATCATTCTCAATTGTTCCGGTTGCAGTAGCATGGGCGGAGTCTATTGAACCAGAAGTGGTAGTCAAAAGAGTTATTGTAAAAGTCTCATTATTTTCAAAATTCGTGTCTCCTATAATCCCTACCATTGGAACAGCTATCATTCCTGCCGGCGTTCCAGATGGAAGAGTAAATGAATAAGTTGCTCCGTTAGTTCTGTTGGTGTCATTGATATCTGTAGTAACATTGTTAAATCTGTACTCTACGGTTGTTGTACCCGTTAATGAATCGTTTAATGTAATTGGAAAACTCATAACAGTAGTTCCGCTATTGCCTTCTTCAATCGATGCATTACCAATAGAAATAGTCAGAGGAGGGGTAATATTTAAAATATTAACAGTCGCGCTAGTATTTGGCAATGTTACGCTTTGAGCGGAATTTGTAGCATTTGTAAGATTGATACTAAACAATACATCAGAACTGATTGACGCATCTGTTTTAACAACAACGCTAAATGTTTTATTGACGGGGGCAACATTTTTAGTAAATGTAATAGTGCCAGATGTTGCTGTAAAATTTGTTGGTGAAATAGCTGTTCCGTTTGTTGTTGTATAATTGATTTCAACATCTTTCTGATTAGGAGCTATATTTATAGAGAGGGTGTATGTTATCGTTATATCCCCAGAACCTTCAGTTACAGATGTGCTTAGCGGTGAAAATGTTACAGTTGGATTGTTGCTTGATGCTCCCCACCCAGACACGGCAAACATCATCATGAATCCAAAAAAAGTAAAGAGTCGTGCTAAAAATTTAAAAGTTTTCATTTCATTCCCCACTTAAAACATCGTCAATTTACAAAAAAATTAAAACTCGACAAGACATGTTACTATTATACAAACAAAAACGCTTAGTAGCCGCTTAAATGGCAAAACGGATTTTTTTAAAAATCAGTTCACTATACTTGCTTTTATCTCTTTTATATTTTCTAATATGGAAATATTTTCTTCAAGCAGTTTTAATTTTTGCAATAGTTCCATTTTTTACCCTTTCAAGGAATGCTATATTTTGATCTTCTATAACCGACTTAAAATCCAAATAGTAATGCAGCGCATTTAGTTTAAAGTCGCTATATGCCCCAATATCGTTTACATATACGGATTTATGAGATTGATATATATTAT from Sulfurimonas sp. includes the following:
- the raiA gene encoding ribosome-associated translation inhibitor RaiA; the protein is MNISLTGRHVELTDAIKAHMNSSIETLSKYNMDIISVNLIATSQTKKGKPLFIIEFVINLAHKNSVVIKQNDEDLYAAIDLATARAQKAMRRMHDKDNGHHKDGINEAKSEANANIDLHEASEAMEDEIVPVELALYKPREVEDVLNDIKENKKLFEIFIDNDGKTRVLYKRNDGKFGLY
- a CDS encoding type II secretion system protein, producing the protein MVSRKNSLGRFAFTMIELIFAIVIISIAVVSLPMMVQITSKGIENNIVQEAIFAASAELTGATSYYWDKNSMYDSNLSRYSRVIDIGSTCENNTSSPRYRLRQGHIAQPYHRRCLENSTVGAADTNDTTFPNLNNAVHSSAIIFTDTTKNSAGYKEAYTSTVAIAQGFGDANIKKITVLVENSSGDDITMLSTYSANVGEVDYYKRRF
- the recG gene encoding ATP-dependent DNA helicase RecG; amino-acid sequence: RMIVGDVGSGKTMVILASVVMMSGERSILMASTTILANQLYGEAKKYLPMMKIALVTNKSKNINLDEYDFIIGTHALLYRELPKASLVMVDEQHRFGTAQRNLLEKLVSSGDTLNQGEQKKPHFLQFSATPIPRTQAMIETAHIDVSLITTTPFKKDITSKVIRKNDFKDLLGHINSEISSGNQVLLVYPLVEQSEVLEYQSIDEARGFWEKRFSNVFVTHGKDKEKEEVLLEFDKKGDILIATIVVEVGISLPKLSTVVVVGAERLGLSTLHQLRGRVSRTGLKGYCFLYTNQSSSERLDRFTQTTSGFDIANLDLKFRKSGDLLKGHNQSGSQFKWIDLAEDEEIVKRVKMDLKIGSLQNL
- a CDS encoding Calx-beta domain-containing protein, which gives rise to MKTFKFLARLFTFFGFMMMFAVSGWGASSNNPTVTFSPLSTSVTEGSGDITITYTLSINIAPNQKDVEINYTTTNGTAISPTNFTATSGTITFTKNVAPVNKTFSVVVKTDASISSDVLFSINLTNATNSAQSVTLPNTSATVNILNITPPLTISIGNASIEEGNSGTTVMSFPITLNDSLTGTTTVEYRFNNVTTDINDTNRTNGATYSFTLPSGTPAGMIAVPMVGIIGDTNFENNETFTITLLTTTSGSIDSAHATATGTIENDDASGGGGTPIVYSPGVVDVVDTYQSTVGTPFYQAVIKTKIASKTNMTLDAVYLGADLTANAVYNAADMPVFLYVYYPATNTITRLYNQTVPTEPLAAVIAKGTISGTSPLFTVPSVATKEAYILMKYLDYQALNLAGGPNCLQNSSSGGNAVPGMPSCVSSDVQYLDAFHQEAFDRCKVQHGQPCEPSHHGYSGGGDPTYPGYDPIYDHKYGCYECTLGATPLVRSVDNFAIRPNDFNSTIVANQIFTAGTPASLTFRADRFGGTGTVDYNETEHTSFVVDVNISNPAKVCQDMNISFSPNINFTNGTVTNNYTLSNVGDFNVTMHEIVGSEFALVDADDTSVSLRLISPYTQQIKVIPDHFVIDGNLTNGSNGFTYLSNFEDHNTTQNRTVSASLDLNVSARRADNNITSNYTSQCYAKNGNVTLGLTNPIAITPAGALTKMIWYHSNPDNNGSVLLNGTTTQYPIPFLSTQFDSNDTNGTAQFNYKINFDRNVTKVANPFMLFVTDMNVTDTDAVNGTNSADSNATFLFGRTHASRQRFDVPTDAPYTAKIYYESYCFESGCNKTLLPNGAGSTRTDDVRWYVNGMHITPTDGTVGTVTQKAGAGGTVSATVPTVTNPAQTNLTYSGSKGYPYKTTMENNASNWLIQNEYNPNATTNEFQVEFDHAGDWTGEHETNTTTKSVGGVKTNRRTMW
- a CDS encoding type II secretion system protein, translated to MRRYAFTLLELIFVIVIMGILAKYGVELLSQAYRSFIFSSINNALQSNSAAAVETIASRLQYRIKDSVIARETDGTFSALAGYTAGTAPILEWVGGDIDGLRGNSSTLPHWSGVIDLNLSSAASLVSPGTDTGAANTLIGVLSNGGSGINDAALYFVGSDSDINNYGWNGVALTDHTTSVVHPINADANSSRFVSGIGGVDFTGTNVYEYYQLAWTAYAVGISDYDTAKKTGTLMLYYDYQPWKGESYINAKSIKIMDNVSTFRFKAVGAIVKIQVCVNSDLVEDYSLCKEKTIF